TCGCGCAGACGGCCGAGTTGCTTGATCCGCTGGTCGAGTTCGGCGCGCCAGTTCTCGGACAGCCGGGCCCAGTCCTCGTGCGTGGGGGTGCGCTCCTCCGGGAGCTGGGCCAGCGCCTCGCGGATGGTGACCAGGGGGATGCCGACGCGCTGGGCGGCGCGGACGAAGGCGACCCGGCGCAGCGCGTCACGGGTGTAGCGGCGCTGGTTGCCCGCGGTGCGGCGGCTGCTGATCAGGCCCTTGGTCTCGTAGAAGTGGAGCGCGGAGACCGCCGCGCCGCTGCGCGCGGACAGCTGGCCGACGGTGAGCTCGTGGACTTTTTCGGGAATCTGCGGCACCGGGCCGAGCGTAGTCGGTGCGTGTTTCCGTCCGTTGACAGACCCATGTCGCCCCAGCATGCTGAGCAAGCGCTTATTCGCT
This is a stretch of genomic DNA from Streptomyces sp. NBC_00536. It encodes these proteins:
- the soxR gene encoding redox-sensitive transcriptional activator SoxR, whose amino-acid sequence is MPQIPEKVHELTVGQLSARSGAAVSALHFYETKGLISSRRTAGNQRRYTRDALRRVAFVRAAQRVGIPLVTIREALAQLPEERTPTHEDWARLSENWRAELDQRIKQLGRLRDHLSDCIGCGCLSLETCVLSNPDDVFGDRITGSRLYVTPR